A window of the Phalacrocorax carbo chromosome 26, bPhaCar2.1, whole genome shotgun sequence genome harbors these coding sequences:
- the LOC135317612 gene encoding coiled-coil alpha-helical rod protein 1-like isoform X6, whose protein sequence is MAENHPEPPGLQGLVPPSHFVLRPPGPSARMLEAELEAERRRGQALEAELEAGKRRGQALEVELEAERRRSQALEAELEAERRRSQALEVELEAERRRGQAQGAEPGGGQSPEECQATVLLQARLSALGHILTLQERELGRELPPPEVPMAVAPPRLQALLGCWREKVFALLVQLRVQEETQRVLQAQVGALGAAVAAGTRRVTRLELSLRERAATAKLHRRDTERLAQEVTRQRGRAEAAEEALGGLAQAAARLAGVVTAREAEVTAATGTMVTLSARLRRAGQRLRVLQVGGPGLTLSPRLVTPVSPCPLSPGLVAPAVALDRPRWQQDAAGDDPVAEVTGNTHHLAGTTARLRQSVVPLRVEAEVTHGQVTKDDVMQDEVARGKVTPHGGRTGPSPGRAALGSLVMQLQALGAAILGDDGDNGDPF, encoded by the exons ATGGCCGAGAATCACCCAGAGCCGCCAG gTCTGCAGGGTCTCGTCCCCCCATCACACTTCGTGctccgcccccccggccccagtGCCAG GATGCTGGAGGCGGAGCTTGAGGCTGAAAGGAGGAGGGGCCAAGCCTTGGAGGCAGAGCTTGAGGCTGGGAAGAGGCGGGGCCAAGCACTGGAGGTGGAGCTTGAGGCTGAGAGGAGGCGGAGCCAGGCCTTGGAGGCAGAGCTTGAGGCTGAGAGGAGGCGGAGCCAGGCCCTGGAGGTGGAGCTTGAGGCTGAGAGGAGGCGTGGTCAAGCCCAGGGGGCGGAGCCTGGTGGGGGTCAGTCCCCAGAGGAG TGCCAGGCCACGGTACTGCTCCAGGCCCGGCTCAGCGCCCTCGGCCACATCCTGACCCTGCAGGAGCGTGAACTGGGCCGtgag CTGCCCCCCCCCGAGGTCCCCATGGCGGTGGCCCCCCCCCGGCTGCAGGCACTTTTGGGGTGCTGGCGGGAGAAGGTCTTCGCCCTCCTGGTGCAGCTGCGGGTGCAGGAGGAGACGCAGCGGGTGCTGCAGGCGCAG GTCGGGGCGCTGGGGGCGGCGGTGGCAGCGGGGACGCGCCGGGTGACGCGGCTGGAGCTGAGCCTGCGTGAGAGGGCAGCCACCGCCAAACTGCATCGTCGGGACACCGAG CGCCTGGCGCAGGAGGTGACGCGGCAGCGGGGACGGGCAGAGGCGGCTGaggaggcactggggggactGGCCCAGGCGGCTGCCAG GCTGGCCGGGGTGGTGACAGCTCGTGAGGCTGAGGTGACGGCAGCCACCGGGACCATGGTGACCCTCAGCGCCCGCCTGCGCCGCGCGGGACAGCGGCTCCGCGTCCTCCAGG TGGGTGGCCCTGGACTCACCCTGTCCCCAAGGCTGGTGACCCCGGTGTCaccctgtcccctgtccccagggctggtggcTCCGGCGGTGGCCTTGGACCGGCCACGGTGGCAGCAGGACGCGGCGGGGGACGA CCCGGTGGCCGAGGTGACAGGCAACACACATCATCTCGCAGGGACGACAGCCAGGCTCCGGCAAAGCG TGGTGCCCTTGCGGGTGGAGGCGGAGGTGACGCACGGCCAGGTGACAAAGGACGACGTGATGCAGGACGAGGTGGCGCGGGGCAAG GTCACCCCCCATGGAGGCAGGACCggcccttccccaggcagag CGGCACTGGGCTCCCTTGTGATGCAGCTGCAGGCCCTGGGTGCCGCCATCCTCGGGGACGATGGGGACAACGGTGACCCCTTCTGA
- the LOC135317612 gene encoding coiled-coil alpha-helical rod protein 1-like isoform X2, whose translation MSGGTGNYWGVTGTGSHWLLLGVTEAWGTGTGTVCRGEQAPSGGYWEVRGIEGTLGVSGEGGVTGTYWELSHPRVPPMAENHPEPPGTGLQGLVPPSHFVLRPPGPSARMLEAELEAERRRGQALEAELEAGKRRGQALEVELEAERRRSQALEAELEAERRRSQALEVELEAERRRGQAQGAEPGGGQSPEECQATVLLQARLSALGHILTLQERELGRELPPPEVPMAVAPPRLQALLGCWREKVFALLVQLRVQEETQRVLQAQVGALGAAVAAGTRRVTRLELSLRERAATAKLHRRDTERLAQEVTRQRGRAEAAEEALGGLAQAAARLAGVVTAREAEVTAATGTMVTLSARLRRAGQRLRVLQGLVAPAVALDRPRWQQDAAGDDPVAEVTGNTHHLAGTTARLRQSVVPLRVEAEVTHGQVTKDDVMQDEVARGKVTPHGGRTGPSPGRAALGSLVMQLQALGAAILGDDGDNGDPF comes from the exons ATGTCAGGGGGAACTGGGAATTACTGGGGGGTTACAGGAACTGGTAGTCACTGGTTGTTACTGGGAGTCACTGAGGCTTGGGGGACGGGTACTGGGACTGTGTGTAGAGGGGAGCAGGCCCCCAGTGGGGGTTACTGGGAGGTACGGGGGATAGAGGGGACACTGGGAGTtagtggggaggggggggttaCTGGGACTTACTGGGAGTTGTCCCACCCCAGGGTGCCACCAATGGCCGAGAATCACCCAGAGCCGCCAGGTACTG gTCTGCAGGGTCTCGTCCCCCCATCACACTTCGTGctccgcccccccggccccagtGCCAG GATGCTGGAGGCGGAGCTTGAGGCTGAAAGGAGGAGGGGCCAAGCCTTGGAGGCAGAGCTTGAGGCTGGGAAGAGGCGGGGCCAAGCACTGGAGGTGGAGCTTGAGGCTGAGAGGAGGCGGAGCCAGGCCTTGGAGGCAGAGCTTGAGGCTGAGAGGAGGCGGAGCCAGGCCCTGGAGGTGGAGCTTGAGGCTGAGAGGAGGCGTGGTCAAGCCCAGGGGGCGGAGCCTGGTGGGGGTCAGTCCCCAGAGGAG TGCCAGGCCACGGTACTGCTCCAGGCCCGGCTCAGCGCCCTCGGCCACATCCTGACCCTGCAGGAGCGTGAACTGGGCCGtgag CTGCCCCCCCCCGAGGTCCCCATGGCGGTGGCCCCCCCCCGGCTGCAGGCACTTTTGGGGTGCTGGCGGGAGAAGGTCTTCGCCCTCCTGGTGCAGCTGCGGGTGCAGGAGGAGACGCAGCGGGTGCTGCAGGCGCAG GTCGGGGCGCTGGGGGCGGCGGTGGCAGCGGGGACGCGCCGGGTGACGCGGCTGGAGCTGAGCCTGCGTGAGAGGGCAGCCACCGCCAAACTGCATCGTCGGGACACCGAG CGCCTGGCGCAGGAGGTGACGCGGCAGCGGGGACGGGCAGAGGCGGCTGaggaggcactggggggactGGCCCAGGCGGCTGCCAG GCTGGCCGGGGTGGTGACAGCTCGTGAGGCTGAGGTGACGGCAGCCACCGGGACCATGGTGACCCTCAGCGCCCGCCTGCGCCGCGCGGGACAGCGGCTCCGCGTCCTCCAGG ggctggtggcTCCGGCGGTGGCCTTGGACCGGCCACGGTGGCAGCAGGACGCGGCGGGGGACGA CCCGGTGGCCGAGGTGACAGGCAACACACATCATCTCGCAGGGACGACAGCCAGGCTCCGGCAAAGCG TGGTGCCCTTGCGGGTGGAGGCGGAGGTGACGCACGGCCAGGTGACAAAGGACGACGTGATGCAGGACGAGGTGGCGCGGGGCAAG GTCACCCCCCATGGAGGCAGGACCggcccttccccaggcagag CGGCACTGGGCTCCCTTGTGATGCAGCTGCAGGCCCTGGGTGCCGCCATCCTCGGGGACGATGGGGACAACGGTGACCCCTTCTGA
- the LOC135317612 gene encoding coiled-coil alpha-helical rod protein 1-like isoform X1: MSGGTGNYWGVTGTGSHWLLLGVTEAWGTGTGTVCRGEQAPSGGYWEVRGIEGTLGVSGEGGVTGTYWELSHPRVPPMAENHPEPPGLQGLVPPSHFVLRPPGPSARMLEAELEAERRRGQALEAELEAGKRRGQALEVELEAERRRSQALEAELEAERRRSQALEVELEAERRRGQAQGAEPGGGQSPEECQATVLLQARLSALGHILTLQERELGRELPPPEVPMAVAPPRLQALLGCWREKVFALLVQLRVQEETQRVLQAQVGALGAAVAAGTRRVTRLELSLRERAATAKLHRRDTERLAQEVTRQRGRAEAAEEALGGLAQAAARLAGVVTAREAEVTAATGTMVTLSARLRRAGQRLRVLQVGGPGLTLSPRLVTPVSPCPLSPGLVAPAVALDRPRWQQDAAGDDPVAEVTGNTHHLAGTTARLRQSVVPLRVEAEVTHGQVTKDDVMQDEVARGKVTPHGGRTGPSPGRAALGSLVMQLQALGAAILGDDGDNGDPF; the protein is encoded by the exons ATGTCAGGGGGAACTGGGAATTACTGGGGGGTTACAGGAACTGGTAGTCACTGGTTGTTACTGGGAGTCACTGAGGCTTGGGGGACGGGTACTGGGACTGTGTGTAGAGGGGAGCAGGCCCCCAGTGGGGGTTACTGGGAGGTACGGGGGATAGAGGGGACACTGGGAGTtagtggggaggggggggttaCTGGGACTTACTGGGAGTTGTCCCACCCCAGGGTGCCACCAATGGCCGAGAATCACCCAGAGCCGCCAG gTCTGCAGGGTCTCGTCCCCCCATCACACTTCGTGctccgcccccccggccccagtGCCAG GATGCTGGAGGCGGAGCTTGAGGCTGAAAGGAGGAGGGGCCAAGCCTTGGAGGCAGAGCTTGAGGCTGGGAAGAGGCGGGGCCAAGCACTGGAGGTGGAGCTTGAGGCTGAGAGGAGGCGGAGCCAGGCCTTGGAGGCAGAGCTTGAGGCTGAGAGGAGGCGGAGCCAGGCCCTGGAGGTGGAGCTTGAGGCTGAGAGGAGGCGTGGTCAAGCCCAGGGGGCGGAGCCTGGTGGGGGTCAGTCCCCAGAGGAG TGCCAGGCCACGGTACTGCTCCAGGCCCGGCTCAGCGCCCTCGGCCACATCCTGACCCTGCAGGAGCGTGAACTGGGCCGtgag CTGCCCCCCCCCGAGGTCCCCATGGCGGTGGCCCCCCCCCGGCTGCAGGCACTTTTGGGGTGCTGGCGGGAGAAGGTCTTCGCCCTCCTGGTGCAGCTGCGGGTGCAGGAGGAGACGCAGCGGGTGCTGCAGGCGCAG GTCGGGGCGCTGGGGGCGGCGGTGGCAGCGGGGACGCGCCGGGTGACGCGGCTGGAGCTGAGCCTGCGTGAGAGGGCAGCCACCGCCAAACTGCATCGTCGGGACACCGAG CGCCTGGCGCAGGAGGTGACGCGGCAGCGGGGACGGGCAGAGGCGGCTGaggaggcactggggggactGGCCCAGGCGGCTGCCAG GCTGGCCGGGGTGGTGACAGCTCGTGAGGCTGAGGTGACGGCAGCCACCGGGACCATGGTGACCCTCAGCGCCCGCCTGCGCCGCGCGGGACAGCGGCTCCGCGTCCTCCAGG TGGGTGGCCCTGGACTCACCCTGTCCCCAAGGCTGGTGACCCCGGTGTCaccctgtcccctgtccccagggctggtggcTCCGGCGGTGGCCTTGGACCGGCCACGGTGGCAGCAGGACGCGGCGGGGGACGA CCCGGTGGCCGAGGTGACAGGCAACACACATCATCTCGCAGGGACGACAGCCAGGCTCCGGCAAAGCG TGGTGCCCTTGCGGGTGGAGGCGGAGGTGACGCACGGCCAGGTGACAAAGGACGACGTGATGCAGGACGAGGTGGCGCGGGGCAAG GTCACCCCCCATGGAGGCAGGACCggcccttccccaggcagag CGGCACTGGGCTCCCTTGTGATGCAGCTGCAGGCCCTGGGTGCCGCCATCCTCGGGGACGATGGGGACAACGGTGACCCCTTCTGA
- the LOC135317612 gene encoding coiled-coil alpha-helical rod protein 1-like isoform X5, whose translation MAENHPEPPGTGLQGLVPPSHFVLRPPGPSARMLEAELEAERRRGQALEAELEAGKRRGQALEVELEAERRRSQALEAELEAERRRSQALEVELEAERRRGQAQGAEPGGGQSPEECQATVLLQARLSALGHILTLQERELGRELPPPEVPMAVAPPRLQALLGCWREKVFALLVQLRVQEETQRVLQAQVGALGAAVAAGTRRVTRLELSLRERAATAKLHRRDTERLAQEVTRQRGRAEAAEEALGGLAQAAARLAGVVTAREAEVTAATGTMVTLSARLRRAGQRLRVLQVGGPGLTLSPRLVTPVSPCPLSPGLVAPAVALDRPRWQQDAAGDDPVAEVTGNTHHLAGTTARLRQSVVPLRVEAEVTHGQVTKDDVMQDEVARGKVTPHGGRTGPSPGRAALGSLVMQLQALGAAILGDDGDNGDPF comes from the exons ATGGCCGAGAATCACCCAGAGCCGCCAGGTACTG gTCTGCAGGGTCTCGTCCCCCCATCACACTTCGTGctccgcccccccggccccagtGCCAG GATGCTGGAGGCGGAGCTTGAGGCTGAAAGGAGGAGGGGCCAAGCCTTGGAGGCAGAGCTTGAGGCTGGGAAGAGGCGGGGCCAAGCACTGGAGGTGGAGCTTGAGGCTGAGAGGAGGCGGAGCCAGGCCTTGGAGGCAGAGCTTGAGGCTGAGAGGAGGCGGAGCCAGGCCCTGGAGGTGGAGCTTGAGGCTGAGAGGAGGCGTGGTCAAGCCCAGGGGGCGGAGCCTGGTGGGGGTCAGTCCCCAGAGGAG TGCCAGGCCACGGTACTGCTCCAGGCCCGGCTCAGCGCCCTCGGCCACATCCTGACCCTGCAGGAGCGTGAACTGGGCCGtgag CTGCCCCCCCCCGAGGTCCCCATGGCGGTGGCCCCCCCCCGGCTGCAGGCACTTTTGGGGTGCTGGCGGGAGAAGGTCTTCGCCCTCCTGGTGCAGCTGCGGGTGCAGGAGGAGACGCAGCGGGTGCTGCAGGCGCAG GTCGGGGCGCTGGGGGCGGCGGTGGCAGCGGGGACGCGCCGGGTGACGCGGCTGGAGCTGAGCCTGCGTGAGAGGGCAGCCACCGCCAAACTGCATCGTCGGGACACCGAG CGCCTGGCGCAGGAGGTGACGCGGCAGCGGGGACGGGCAGAGGCGGCTGaggaggcactggggggactGGCCCAGGCGGCTGCCAG GCTGGCCGGGGTGGTGACAGCTCGTGAGGCTGAGGTGACGGCAGCCACCGGGACCATGGTGACCCTCAGCGCCCGCCTGCGCCGCGCGGGACAGCGGCTCCGCGTCCTCCAGG TGGGTGGCCCTGGACTCACCCTGTCCCCAAGGCTGGTGACCCCGGTGTCaccctgtcccctgtccccagggctggtggcTCCGGCGGTGGCCTTGGACCGGCCACGGTGGCAGCAGGACGCGGCGGGGGACGA CCCGGTGGCCGAGGTGACAGGCAACACACATCATCTCGCAGGGACGACAGCCAGGCTCCGGCAAAGCG TGGTGCCCTTGCGGGTGGAGGCGGAGGTGACGCACGGCCAGGTGACAAAGGACGACGTGATGCAGGACGAGGTGGCGCGGGGCAAG GTCACCCCCCATGGAGGCAGGACCggcccttccccaggcagag CGGCACTGGGCTCCCTTGTGATGCAGCTGCAGGCCCTGGGTGCCGCCATCCTCGGGGACGATGGGGACAACGGTGACCCCTTCTGA
- the LOC135317612 gene encoding coiled-coil alpha-helical rod protein 1-like isoform X3: protein MSGGTGNYWGVTGTGSHWLLLGVTEAWGTGTGTVCRGEQAPSGGYWEVRGIEGTLGVSGEGGVTGTYWELSHPRVPPMAENHPEPPGTGLQGLVPPSHFVLRPPGPSARMLEAELEAERRRGQALEAELEAGKRRGQALEVELEAERRRSQALEAELEAERRRSQALEVELEAERRRGQAQGAEPGGGQSPEECQATVLLQARLSALGHILTLQERELGRELPPPEVPMAVAPPRLQALLGCWREKVFALLVQLRVQEETQRVLQAQVGALGAAVAAGTRRVTRLELSLRERAATAKLHRRDTERLAQEVTRQRGRAEAAEEALGGLAQAAARLAGVVTAREAEVTAATGTMVTLSARLRRAGQRLRVLQVGGPGLTLSPRLVTPVSPCPLSPGLVAPAVALDRPRWQQDAAGDDPVAEVTGNTHHLAGTTARLRQSGGVCRRRADTNLCFCCFDK from the exons ATGTCAGGGGGAACTGGGAATTACTGGGGGGTTACAGGAACTGGTAGTCACTGGTTGTTACTGGGAGTCACTGAGGCTTGGGGGACGGGTACTGGGACTGTGTGTAGAGGGGAGCAGGCCCCCAGTGGGGGTTACTGGGAGGTACGGGGGATAGAGGGGACACTGGGAGTtagtggggaggggggggttaCTGGGACTTACTGGGAGTTGTCCCACCCCAGGGTGCCACCAATGGCCGAGAATCACCCAGAGCCGCCAGGTACTG gTCTGCAGGGTCTCGTCCCCCCATCACACTTCGTGctccgcccccccggccccagtGCCAG GATGCTGGAGGCGGAGCTTGAGGCTGAAAGGAGGAGGGGCCAAGCCTTGGAGGCAGAGCTTGAGGCTGGGAAGAGGCGGGGCCAAGCACTGGAGGTGGAGCTTGAGGCTGAGAGGAGGCGGAGCCAGGCCTTGGAGGCAGAGCTTGAGGCTGAGAGGAGGCGGAGCCAGGCCCTGGAGGTGGAGCTTGAGGCTGAGAGGAGGCGTGGTCAAGCCCAGGGGGCGGAGCCTGGTGGGGGTCAGTCCCCAGAGGAG TGCCAGGCCACGGTACTGCTCCAGGCCCGGCTCAGCGCCCTCGGCCACATCCTGACCCTGCAGGAGCGTGAACTGGGCCGtgag CTGCCCCCCCCCGAGGTCCCCATGGCGGTGGCCCCCCCCCGGCTGCAGGCACTTTTGGGGTGCTGGCGGGAGAAGGTCTTCGCCCTCCTGGTGCAGCTGCGGGTGCAGGAGGAGACGCAGCGGGTGCTGCAGGCGCAG GTCGGGGCGCTGGGGGCGGCGGTGGCAGCGGGGACGCGCCGGGTGACGCGGCTGGAGCTGAGCCTGCGTGAGAGGGCAGCCACCGCCAAACTGCATCGTCGGGACACCGAG CGCCTGGCGCAGGAGGTGACGCGGCAGCGGGGACGGGCAGAGGCGGCTGaggaggcactggggggactGGCCCAGGCGGCTGCCAG GCTGGCCGGGGTGGTGACAGCTCGTGAGGCTGAGGTGACGGCAGCCACCGGGACCATGGTGACCCTCAGCGCCCGCCTGCGCCGCGCGGGACAGCGGCTCCGCGTCCTCCAGG TGGGTGGCCCTGGACTCACCCTGTCCCCAAGGCTGGTGACCCCGGTGTCaccctgtcccctgtccccagggctggtggcTCCGGCGGTGGCCTTGGACCGGCCACGGTGGCAGCAGGACGCGGCGGGGGACGA CCCGGTGGCCGAGGTGACAGGCAACACACATCATCTCGCAGGGACGACAGCCAGGCTCCGGCAAAGCG GCGGTGTTTGTCGCCGGCGTGCCGACACGAACCTCTGTTTCTGTTGCTTCGATAAGTGA
- the LOC135317612 gene encoding coiled-coil alpha-helical rod protein 1-like isoform X4 gives MSGGTGNYWGVTGTGSHWLLLGVTEAWGTGTGTVCRGEQAPSGGYWEVRGIEGTLGVSGEGGVTGTYWELSHPRVPPMAENHPEPPGTGLQGLVPPSHFVLRPPGPSARMLEAELEAERRRGQALEAELEAGKRRGQALEVELEAERRRSQALEAELEAERRRSQALEVELEAERRRGQAQGAEPGGGQSPEECQATVLLQARLSALGHILTLQERELGRELPPPEVPMAVAPPRLQALLGCWREKVFALLVQLRVQEETQRVLQAQVGALGAAVAAGTRRVTRLELSLRERAATAKLHRRDTERLAQEVTRQRGRAEAAEEALGGLAQAAARAGGSGGGLGPATVAAGRGGGRPGGRGDRQHTSSRRDDSQAPAKRGALAGGGGGDARPGDKGRRDAGRGGAGQGHPPWRQDRPFPRQSGTGLPCDAAAGPGCRHPRGRWGQR, from the exons ATGTCAGGGGGAACTGGGAATTACTGGGGGGTTACAGGAACTGGTAGTCACTGGTTGTTACTGGGAGTCACTGAGGCTTGGGGGACGGGTACTGGGACTGTGTGTAGAGGGGAGCAGGCCCCCAGTGGGGGTTACTGGGAGGTACGGGGGATAGAGGGGACACTGGGAGTtagtggggaggggggggttaCTGGGACTTACTGGGAGTTGTCCCACCCCAGGGTGCCACCAATGGCCGAGAATCACCCAGAGCCGCCAGGTACTG gTCTGCAGGGTCTCGTCCCCCCATCACACTTCGTGctccgcccccccggccccagtGCCAG GATGCTGGAGGCGGAGCTTGAGGCTGAAAGGAGGAGGGGCCAAGCCTTGGAGGCAGAGCTTGAGGCTGGGAAGAGGCGGGGCCAAGCACTGGAGGTGGAGCTTGAGGCTGAGAGGAGGCGGAGCCAGGCCTTGGAGGCAGAGCTTGAGGCTGAGAGGAGGCGGAGCCAGGCCCTGGAGGTGGAGCTTGAGGCTGAGAGGAGGCGTGGTCAAGCCCAGGGGGCGGAGCCTGGTGGGGGTCAGTCCCCAGAGGAG TGCCAGGCCACGGTACTGCTCCAGGCCCGGCTCAGCGCCCTCGGCCACATCCTGACCCTGCAGGAGCGTGAACTGGGCCGtgag CTGCCCCCCCCCGAGGTCCCCATGGCGGTGGCCCCCCCCCGGCTGCAGGCACTTTTGGGGTGCTGGCGGGAGAAGGTCTTCGCCCTCCTGGTGCAGCTGCGGGTGCAGGAGGAGACGCAGCGGGTGCTGCAGGCGCAG GTCGGGGCGCTGGGGGCGGCGGTGGCAGCGGGGACGCGCCGGGTGACGCGGCTGGAGCTGAGCCTGCGTGAGAGGGCAGCCACCGCCAAACTGCATCGTCGGGACACCGAG CGCCTGGCGCAGGAGGTGACGCGGCAGCGGGGACGGGCAGAGGCGGCTGaggaggcactggggggactGGCCCAGGCGGCTGCCAG ggctggtggcTCCGGCGGTGGCCTTGGACCGGCCACGGTGGCAGCAGGACGCGGCGGGGGACGA CCCGGTGGCCGAGGTGACAGGCAACACACATCATCTCGCAGGGACGACAGCCAGGCTCCGGCAAAGCG TGGTGCCCTTGCGGGTGGAGGCGGAGGTGACGCACGGCCAGGTGACAAAGGACGACGTGATGCAGGACGAGGTGGCGCGGGGCAAG GTCACCCCCCATGGAGGCAGGACCggcccttccccaggcagag CGGCACTGGGCTCCCTTGTGATGCAGCTGCAGGCCCTGGGTGCCGCCATCCTCGGGGACGATGGGGACAACGGTGA
- the LOC135317612 gene encoding coiled-coil alpha-helical rod protein 1-like isoform X7 has product MLEAELEAERRRGQALEAELEAGKRRGQALEVELEAERRRSQALEAELEAERRRSQALEVELEAERRRGQAQGAEPGGGQSPEECQATVLLQARLSALGHILTLQERELGRELPPPEVPMAVAPPRLQALLGCWREKVFALLVQLRVQEETQRVLQAQVGALGAAVAAGTRRVTRLELSLRERAATAKLHRRDTERLAQEVTRQRGRAEAAEEALGGLAQAAARLAGVVTAREAEVTAATGTMVTLSARLRRAGQRLRVLQVGGPGLTLSPRLVTPVSPCPLSPGLVAPAVALDRPRWQQDAAGDDPVAEVTGNTHHLAGTTARLRQSVVPLRVEAEVTHGQVTKDDVMQDEVARGKVTPHGGRTGPSPGRAALGSLVMQLQALGAAILGDDGDNGDPF; this is encoded by the exons ATGCTGGAGGCGGAGCTTGAGGCTGAAAGGAGGAGGGGCCAAGCCTTGGAGGCAGAGCTTGAGGCTGGGAAGAGGCGGGGCCAAGCACTGGAGGTGGAGCTTGAGGCTGAGAGGAGGCGGAGCCAGGCCTTGGAGGCAGAGCTTGAGGCTGAGAGGAGGCGGAGCCAGGCCCTGGAGGTGGAGCTTGAGGCTGAGAGGAGGCGTGGTCAAGCCCAGGGGGCGGAGCCTGGTGGGGGTCAGTCCCCAGAGGAG TGCCAGGCCACGGTACTGCTCCAGGCCCGGCTCAGCGCCCTCGGCCACATCCTGACCCTGCAGGAGCGTGAACTGGGCCGtgag CTGCCCCCCCCCGAGGTCCCCATGGCGGTGGCCCCCCCCCGGCTGCAGGCACTTTTGGGGTGCTGGCGGGAGAAGGTCTTCGCCCTCCTGGTGCAGCTGCGGGTGCAGGAGGAGACGCAGCGGGTGCTGCAGGCGCAG GTCGGGGCGCTGGGGGCGGCGGTGGCAGCGGGGACGCGCCGGGTGACGCGGCTGGAGCTGAGCCTGCGTGAGAGGGCAGCCACCGCCAAACTGCATCGTCGGGACACCGAG CGCCTGGCGCAGGAGGTGACGCGGCAGCGGGGACGGGCAGAGGCGGCTGaggaggcactggggggactGGCCCAGGCGGCTGCCAG GCTGGCCGGGGTGGTGACAGCTCGTGAGGCTGAGGTGACGGCAGCCACCGGGACCATGGTGACCCTCAGCGCCCGCCTGCGCCGCGCGGGACAGCGGCTCCGCGTCCTCCAGG TGGGTGGCCCTGGACTCACCCTGTCCCCAAGGCTGGTGACCCCGGTGTCaccctgtcccctgtccccagggctggtggcTCCGGCGGTGGCCTTGGACCGGCCACGGTGGCAGCAGGACGCGGCGGGGGACGA CCCGGTGGCCGAGGTGACAGGCAACACACATCATCTCGCAGGGACGACAGCCAGGCTCCGGCAAAGCG TGGTGCCCTTGCGGGTGGAGGCGGAGGTGACGCACGGCCAGGTGACAAAGGACGACGTGATGCAGGACGAGGTGGCGCGGGGCAAG GTCACCCCCCATGGAGGCAGGACCggcccttccccaggcagag CGGCACTGGGCTCCCTTGTGATGCAGCTGCAGGCCCTGGGTGCCGCCATCCTCGGGGACGATGGGGACAACGGTGACCCCTTCTGA